CTCGAGGACCCCTTCGACGACTGCCAGGTTGGACATGTTCCGACGCTACCGTTCCGGTCGGACAGCGCGTACCTCCTGCGGATGAATCGGGGGCATCACGGCCTGGCCGGTGTTCTGCGACGACCGCGCCGCCGCGTCGGAAGCCGCGTGCGCAGGACGATCAGCTCAAGGGGCCCGGTCATACGACCGGGCCCCGTTCACTCCCCCCGTCATCGGACTCTTCGGATCCCCCCAGATCCCCCCGGAGCCCTGATGACAACTACGACTCACGTCACGCCGGAAGGGTTGCACTATTGCGAGCTGTTATTTTTTCGGGATTAAGGGCGCGGCTCGATCTCCCCCGGAGGTAGCGATGACGGTCACGCTGGTGGATGTGGCGGCCCGCGCCCGGGTGTCCCCGGCGACCGTCTCACGCGTCCTCAACGGCAACTACCCCGTGGCGGCGGCCACTCGGGAGCGGGTGCTGCGAGCCGTCGACGAGCTGGACTACGTACTCAACGGACCGGCCAGCTCCCTTGCCGCGGCCACATCCGACCTGGTCGGCATCCTCGTCAACGACATCGCCGATCCATTCTTCGGGATCATCGCAGGGGCGGCACAGACGGCGATCGGCGAGCGGGTGACCGGGCGGGCAGGCGGCGAGAAGCTGGCGGTGGTCTGCAACACGGGCGGCTCGGCCGAGCGAGAGCTCACCTTTCTGACTCTGCTGCAGCGGCAGCGCGCGGCGGCGGTGATCCTGACCGGTGGAGCCTTGGAGGATCCGAGGCACACCGCCGCGGTGTCGGCGAAGCTGGCGAAGCTCGCGGCCGGCGGTACGTCCGTGGTGCTCTGCGGCCGCCCGCCCTTGCCCTGCGGGCCGTCGACGGTGACGCTCACTTTCGACCATCGCGGCGGGAGTCGGCGACTCACCGAGCATCTGATCGCACTGGGGCATCGCCGCATCGGCTATATCGCGGGCCCGCCGGACCGGACCACGACACGACAACGGCTCGAGGGGCATCGGGCGGCCCTGGCCTGGGCGGGGATCGGCGGAAGCGATGTGGACGAAGGAGGTCACGGAACCGCAGCGGACCGGGAACGCCTCACGGTGTACGGCAGCTACGAACGCTGCTCGGGCTTCGACGCCACGCTGGAGTTGTTGAGCCGCGACCCGGGTCTCACCGCGATCGCGGCGGCCAACGACACGGTCGCCCTGGGGGCCTGCGCCGCTCTCCGCGAGCAGGGGCTGCGCGTTCCGGAAGACGTGTCGGTGGCGGGCTTCGACGATCTGCCGTTTTCGGCGGACACCGTTCCGGCACTGACGACGGTACGGCTGCCGCTGCACATGGCGGGAAGGCGAGCGGGCCGACTGGCGGTGGGCGCGGAGAAGCCACCGCCGGGCGAGGCCGAGACGATCGGCGCCGAGCTGGTCGCGCGGGCGTCGACCGCCCCGCCTCCGCGGGCGGTGTGAGCCGGACTCCGAGTACGCGGGCCGCCGCTCCGCGAGTTGTCCACAGGCCTTGAACGGTGTCGGCGTCCGAACCTAAAAGGGCTGTCCCGTAATCCCCGGCGGGCGCGCGACGACAGCTACGGCACTCCCCCTGGCTTCGCCGGGAGGTGCCCCCACGCTGCGTTCCGGCGTCCCACCCGCGTGCCCTTCCCTCACTCCGACCGTGACTGGCGGTTACTTTCCCTACTGGCATGGCTTCTTGGCAGATTCCCTCGTGTAAGGAGCAACCGATGCAGGACCGGAGCACACCTCCCGGCCCCTCCAGTTCCCCCAGGACCTCCTGGCCCTCCGCACCCTCCAGACGCGTCGTGCTCACCGCGACGGCGTTCGGCGCCTCGGCTCTCATGCTCGCGCCTGCGCAGTCCGCTGCCGACTCCCGTAGCAGCGTCGAGCAGCTCGTCTCCCGGATGAGCCTGGAAGAGAAGGTCGGACAGCTCTTCGTGATGCGGGTGTACGGGCACTCCGCCACCGCACCCGACAAGGCCGATGTGGATGCCAACCTACGGGAGATCGGCGTCCGGAACGCCGCCGAGCTGATCCGGCGCTATCACGTGGGCGGAATCATCTACTTCGCCTGGGCGCACAACACCGGGAACCCGCAGCGGATCACCGGTCTCTCCCGCGGCATCCAGCGGGCGGGGCTCGCCCAGCCGACACCCGTCCCGCTGCTGATCTCAACCGATCAGGAACACGGCGCCGTCGCCCGTGTGGGCAGACCGGCGACGCTGATGCCGGGGGCGATGGCGCTGGGGGCAGGCGGATCGAGAACCGATGCCTGTGAGGCGGCGCGGATCGCGGGAGAGGAGCTGGCGGCGATGGGCATCAACCAGAACTACGCGCCGGTGGCCGATGTGAATGTCAACCCGGCCAACCCCGTCATCGGTGTCCGCTCCTTCGGCGCCGACCCCTGCGCCGTGGCCGGGCTGGTCGTCGCACAGGTGAAGGGATACCAGAGCGCCGGAATCGCGGCCACGGTCAAACACTTCCCGGGCCACGGCGACACCGAAAGCGACAGCCACCACGCCCTGCCCACCATCCGCCACACCCGTGAGCAGTGGGACGAGTTGGACGCACCGCCGTTCCGGGCGGCGGTCGCCGCAGGGGTCGATTCGATCATGACCGCGCACATCGTGGTCCCCTCGCTCGATCCGAGCGAAGACCCGGCGACGCTCTCCCGCCCCATCGTCACCGGCGTCCTGCGCGAACAACTCGGCTACGAAGGGGTCGTCGTCACCGACGCCCTCGATATGGCCGGGGTCCGGCAGAAGTACGGCGACGACCGCGTACCGGTGCTCGCGCTCAAGGCGGGCTGCGACCAGCTGCTCAATCCGCCGAATTTGGACCTGGCCTGGAGCGCGGTCCTCACCGCTGTCAGAAGTGGTGAACTGACCGAGCAGCGCCTTGACCAGTCGGTCATGCGCATCCTCCGCCTGAAGGCGAAGCTGGGCCTGCTGCGCGATCCGCTCGCGGCTCGCCGGGAGGTGCTCGGCACCGTGGGGGCCGAGGCCCATCTCCTGACCGCCGACCGGATCGCCGGGCGGACCACCACCCTGCTGCTGAACGAAGGGGGACTGCTGCCCATCTCCCGTCGCAGCCATCCCCGAGTGCTGGTGACCGGCGCCGATCCGGCCTCACCGTCGGGGACCACGGGGCCACCCACGGCCGCACTCGCCAGAGCCTTCGCCGAACTGGGATTCAAAGCCACCGCCCTCCCCACCGGCATCGCACCCACCGCCGCGAATGTCGAGGAGGCGGTGACAGCGGCGGCAGGCATGGACGTGGTCGTCGTGGCGACGTACAACATCGCGGCCGACGGTCCGCAGCGGATTCTGGTGTCCCGGATGGCCGCGACCGGTGTGCCCGTGATCACGGTGGCGATCCGCAACCCCTACGACATCGCGCAGTTGAGCGGGTTCGGTATCGCCGCCTCGCTGGCCGCGTACGGGTGGACGGATGTGGAACTGCGAGCCGCCGTACGCGTGATGGCCGGGCGGACGGAGCCTGTGGGCCGGCTGCCGGTGCCGGTTCCGCATGCGGAGGACCCGGCGCGGATGCTCTATCCGATCGGCTTCGGGGCGATGTACCGGCGTTCTGGCGTCTGACGGACGTGCACCGCGGCAACCGGCCGGGGACCTCCCGGGCGCGCCCGGCCGGGTGTGACACTCGGCCGGCCGGGCGCGATCCCTACACGGAAGCGGAGTGGATCGTCACGGTCGCAGCGCGAACGGCTCCCGCTCGTCGCCCTGCTTGTCGAGCCTGGCGTCGTAGGGCGCCAGACGCTTCGCGAGTGCCGGGTTCTGCTGGACGGCAGCCGGGGCGACTCCAGCCCAGTCCAGGATCCGCGCGGTCGCCTTGGCACGGTCAGCCTCGGGCAGACCCGCGACGGAGGCGCCGTGGTTGCCTCCGGGCTCGGTGAAGACATGGGCGTCACGCGCTCCCTTGCCAGGGCGGAACCGCTCCGCGCCCCAGGGGTCGTTCTCCCCGTACACCCAGATCATGTGCTTCGCGTGATCGCGGACCCAGCTGTCGACGTCTCGCATCGCGTACCGGTCGAACGACTTCATGGGTATCTCACGGGGGACGTACACCCGCGGTGTGAAGTAGCCCGGGTAGCGGAGCAGATCCGCAAGCCGCGGCTGGCGCAACGTGGGTGCGCCGAGCTGGGTACCCGCCTGGTAGTAGTACGGGGCATACGGTTCGAGGCCCTGGTCGGTGTAGAAGGCGAAGCCGGATATCGAGTCGAGCGAGTCGAAGAGTTCCTGGTCGCTCGCGGTCGCCGCGGTCGGAAGGGAAGCGCAGTCGGCGAGCAGGCCGTACTGCCAGAAGGCCCAGGCATAGTCGGACACCAGGCTCTCGAAGGCCTTGTCCAGCGACCCGATGGTCTGGAAGGTGCCCGCGTTCTCCTCGGCCCAGGCACGGTACTTGGCGGTGAGTGCCGCGCGGCGCTTGCCGAGGGCCTCGCGCTGGACTGCGGTGATCCGGTCGCGGCACTCCTTGGTACCGACCGTCGCCATGAACCGGTCGTAGGCGGCGTCCGCGCGGTCGTTGACGTCGTTCGGGGCGACATAGGCGACCACGCCGTCCATGTCCCGCGGGTAGAAGCGCTCGTAGTACGTCGCCGTCATCCCGCCCTTGGAGGCTCCGGTGGCGATCCACTTCCGGGTGTAGATCTGCTTCAGCGCGGCGAACACCCGGTGCTGGTCACTCGCCGCCTGCCAGATGTCGAGCTTGCTCCAGTCGGCGGGCTGAGGCCGAGACGGGGTGAAGAATCGATACTCCATGTCGACCTGGTTGCCGTCGACAATCCGGGTGGGCTCACGACGGCGCGGGGTGGTACCCACGTTGTAGCCACTGGTGTAGAAGACCGTCGGGCGGGCCGCGTCCTTGTGCAGCACGGTGATGCGCTGCCGGAACGTTCCCTTGGACGGGCGCCGGTGGTCGACCGGCTGGGCGTAGTCGAGCACGAAGTAGCGGTGGCCTGCGTACGGCTTCTCCTCGATCAGGCTCATCCCCCGGATCGCGAGGATCCGGTCCCTGATGTCCTGGGTCCCTTCCGCCGGGCCGGGGCCCGGTTCGGCGGCGGCCGTTCCGGCCGCCGTCCCGACTACGCCGATGAGCATGACGAACGACAACAGCCATCTCAGCGCCTTGCGCATACGCGCCCTCCCCTGGTTCACAACGGTCGCCGCGAACCTAGCGACTGCAACACCCTTACCGCCAGACCCAGTTGGATCGCAGGATGGGAAGATTCGCCCA
This DNA window, taken from Streptomyces sp. SCSIO 30461, encodes the following:
- a CDS encoding glycoside hydrolase family 3 protein; translation: MLAPAQSAADSRSSVEQLVSRMSLEEKVGQLFVMRVYGHSATAPDKADVDANLREIGVRNAAELIRRYHVGGIIYFAWAHNTGNPQRITGLSRGIQRAGLAQPTPVPLLISTDQEHGAVARVGRPATLMPGAMALGAGGSRTDACEAARIAGEELAAMGINQNYAPVADVNVNPANPVIGVRSFGADPCAVAGLVVAQVKGYQSAGIAATVKHFPGHGDTESDSHHALPTIRHTREQWDELDAPPFRAAVAAGVDSIMTAHIVVPSLDPSEDPATLSRPIVTGVLREQLGYEGVVVTDALDMAGVRQKYGDDRVPVLALKAGCDQLLNPPNLDLAWSAVLTAVRSGELTEQRLDQSVMRILRLKAKLGLLRDPLAARREVLGTVGAEAHLLTADRIAGRTTTLLLNEGGLLPISRRSHPRVLVTGADPASPSGTTGPPTAALARAFAELGFKATALPTGIAPTAANVEEAVTAAAGMDVVVVATYNIAADGPQRILVSRMAATGVPVITVAIRNPYDIAQLSGFGIAASLAAYGWTDVELRAAVRVMAGRTEPVGRLPVPVPHAEDPARMLYPIGFGAMYRRSGV
- a CDS encoding S28 family serine protease → MRKALRWLLSFVMLIGVVGTAAGTAAAEPGPGPAEGTQDIRDRILAIRGMSLIEEKPYAGHRYFVLDYAQPVDHRRPSKGTFRQRITVLHKDAARPTVFYTSGYNVGTTPRRREPTRIVDGNQVDMEYRFFTPSRPQPADWSKLDIWQAASDQHRVFAALKQIYTRKWIATGASKGGMTATYYERFYPRDMDGVVAYVAPNDVNDRADAAYDRFMATVGTKECRDRITAVQREALGKRRAALTAKYRAWAEENAGTFQTIGSLDKAFESLVSDYAWAFWQYGLLADCASLPTAATASDQELFDSLDSISGFAFYTDQGLEPYAPYYYQAGTQLGAPTLRQPRLADLLRYPGYFTPRVYVPREIPMKSFDRYAMRDVDSWVRDHAKHMIWVYGENDPWGAERFRPGKGARDAHVFTEPGGNHGASVAGLPEADRAKATARILDWAGVAPAAVQQNPALAKRLAPYDARLDKQGDEREPFALRP
- a CDS encoding LacI family DNA-binding transcriptional regulator translates to MTVTLVDVAARARVSPATVSRVLNGNYPVAAATRERVLRAVDELDYVLNGPASSLAAATSDLVGILVNDIADPFFGIIAGAAQTAIGERVTGRAGGEKLAVVCNTGGSAERELTFLTLLQRQRAAAVILTGGALEDPRHTAAVSAKLAKLAAGGTSVVLCGRPPLPCGPSTVTLTFDHRGGSRRLTEHLIALGHRRIGYIAGPPDRTTTRQRLEGHRAALAWAGIGGSDVDEGGHGTAADRERLTVYGSYERCSGFDATLELLSRDPGLTAIAAANDTVALGACAALREQGLRVPEDVSVAGFDDLPFSADTVPALTTVRLPLHMAGRRAGRLAVGAEKPPPGEAETIGAELVARASTAPPPRAV